In Capricornis sumatraensis isolate serow.1 chromosome 2, serow.2, whole genome shotgun sequence, the DNA window CTCTTACTGCTGGTGGCACAAAAGCACAGAGATTTAGGTTCTTTGATGGATAAAACTCGGCCTAAAGAACAGTTAAACTAGATCATTACTGAGGGTCTTGCCCCCCTCTCAACTCCTATAAAAACCAAAACTCCAGATGCTTCAAGTACCTCATTTTCAATCTCCCTCCAGAGCAGGCGGGTAACAAAACCATTATTCTCTTTTCACAGTTGAGCAGACAGAGCTTCAACACATATAATTAGCTTCCTCCATGACATAGAAGTATTCCAGAGTCAATATTAAGAACAAAGCCTCTAGAGTCCTGGACCTCAGTTCACTTTTTCATGTTAACACTTTGGAGAAAAATGACAGTGATGACACTGTCATAGTTTATGACAGAGAAAAGGACTGAGTGCCCACTGGTGCCCCTGACTTTAACCCATTTTTCTCAAAAGGGTCACTGGGGGCCTCTCAGACTTAACTCACATCACCGGCTTGGGCTCTGGTTGGAAGACAAACAGGTTGCATGTGTCTTCTAGAAAAATCTCACTGGCACAAAAAGAGAACAGCATGTTTTCAACAGTGTCACACAGGAGAGGAAATACAGAAATCTGGGGATATGCAAGGGAGGAAGGCAGGCCTTAGTGCAGGAATTGTTAGCATTCTGTACCTGCTCATGTAAAAAGCTAGTGAATAGTGGTGAGTTTTTTGAAGTGGCTTTTATAGCCCCACCTGAGTCTTTTTCTTCCACAAATAACAGAGGCAGAGTAAAATGCCACCTCACGTGACACTGTTCTGTTCCAGACTTGTTCCATTTTTCTGTCTGGAGCCATCTTCTGTCTGTCTTGCAGTGCCAGAGGTAGACGGCGAAGCAGAGAGCATCAGCTCGCTGTGCTCACAGATCACCAATGCCTTCAGCACACCCTCTGAGGATCCCTTCTCATCCGCCCCAATGACCAAACCAGTGACAGTGGTGGCACCACAGTCTCCTGCCTTTCAAGGTTGGTGCTCACTTAGCCTGCAATTCTCTTTGAAACTAATAGTTGTATGACACTGATCACTAGTGTAAGTTGGCATCCTGAGCTTCCCAAGATCTGGTCAGACCCCCTGCGTTTCCCTGTTTGATACTGTCTCAGGCTCGTTACATTTCCCTGTGTGACAGTGTCTTTGTTCCCTTCCTGTTGCCTGAGATTGTCTGCATTTTGCATGTGCCTGCCCTCCTTTCACTCCATCCTGTCAGGAGCATCAGTAGTCCCAACCCACTGCTTTGCTACTTAACTGTTAAGAGACAAAGCACCCAACCAGTTCTCCAGAAACAGCAGTCATCAGAGTTGGTTCTAGCTTCATGCTTTCTTTACCACAGTAAAGAAAGCTGGGGTGATTTTGCCCCCTTGGGGAAAAATTTAGCATCCATTGTCTGGATCTGTTTTGGGTTTTGTGGTGTGGCAGAGGGTGGTTATTACTGACATCCCAGTGGAGGCCAGGGAGGCCCATAAACATCCTTCCATGTACACAGTAGCCACGTTACAACAGAGAACAATCAGGCCCAAAATATCTGTGGTGCCAAGACTGGACTCACCTAGTCTTTGCCCTTTCATAAGAGTCCCGTAAAGAAAAAGGCACTTCTCTTGgctcttcacttcatttcatcttCTATAGCAAGTATCCTAAAACTAGTCTTTGTGGCATTGAAGAATTAGTAAAAGTTGTTTTCAGAGATACTGAATTAACTCAGTTGACTCAAATTAACTGAATtgactcaaaaatcactgcagatggtgattgcagccatgaaattaaaagagccttactccttggaaggaaagttataaccaacctagacagcatattgaaaagctgagatattactttgccaacaaaggtccgtctagtcaaggctatggtttttccagtggtcatttatggatgtgagagttggactgtgaagaaagctgagcgtcgaagaattgatgcttttgaactgtggtgttggagaagactcttgagagtcccttggactgcacggagatccaaccagtccatcctaaaggagatcagtcctgggtgttcattggagggactgatgttgaagctgaaactccaatactttggccacctcatgcgtagagttgactcattggaaaagattctgatgctgggagggactgatggcaggaggagaaggggacgacagaggatgagatggctggatggcatcactgactcaatggacgtgagtctgagtgaactccgggagttggtgaactcagggaggcctggcgcgctgcgattcatggggtcgcagagagtcagacacgactgagcgactgaactgaactgattgactcaAAGGTCAACAGAGCCTGTATAACTTAAATTACAGATGTTAGAATTTGAGCTCATATAATtgatctttcttcatttcttttgggaGAGAGCTCAGAAGAAGTTTTGCTGTGCAGGCGTTTTTTTGCCTGCACCTGTTGAAAAGCTGCAACATGCTTTTCCTCCAGGAGGGagtctctttaaaaacaaaacaaaaccttaatATTCATATGCATCAGGTGGCATTTCATCTAACAGATATTTATACTGCCAACAATAGTAGGTACTATTTATTGGGCACTTAGCATCATGTCTGCCACGTACATCATGGTAAGGACTCTTGCATTTtcctcatctcatttaatcctcacaatagtcCTTTGAGATAGGCAtcacagataaggaaaattaggctcagaaaggttaagtgaacTGCCCAAATCACACAGCCAGGATGTAAACCCAGGTCTTTCTGAATATAGTTCCTGTTACATTCAGCTGACTTTGTGCCTATTTACAGGGTAGTGGGTATACAAAACTATAAATAGAATATAGTCCTTTTCCTGCCTTTAGAGGACTTGCAGTTTTTTGATAAGCTAGTCTTTTAGGCAAGCCCTGGGTCAATAGCACCAATGCCATAAGCATAGTTGCCAAGTCCTAAAGAGAGAATGATTATGGTGTAAGGCAGGAGAAGGTGCCTGCTTGTCTGCTGTATACCAAGTATAGAGAGCTGGGCAAAGGAGTAGAAACTGATGGGCTAGCCATCTGGAGTAAAGGAGCAAGGACTGGATTTTATTAAAGGGAGACAGGAAACAACAGTAAGTGCCTGAAGACATTACAAACATTACTGAAGGggaaaaagtcttaaaaagatgaaattaattcTGTAGCAAATTATAAATTAAGCAAATGAAAACATGTACCAAGTTTGATTTCTCAACTGTAATACGGGGTTTTTGAGAGAATTTATTGAgatgattggagaaggcaatggcaacccactccagtactcttgcctcgaaaatcccgtggatggaggagcttgagaTGATGCACGCTAAAGCACTATTAGAGTAGAGCCTAGCACAGAGTAAAGAGGACTGTGTCAACCACTACTGGCATAATCTGATCTTTTGAAATAGTGATAGATGACACTTTATCATTATGCCAAAGGCTAAGCTATGTCTAGAATAGATTTTTGCTGCTTGTAATACAAAGCAGTTCTTTTTAACTTAATTTGAAATTGTTTTTCGAGTCTTCATTACCTCTTTCCCCATAAACATGTTTTTCTAAAAGAGTCATTTAACTTTATCAGTACACCCATTTTAATTACAGCCTCTGATTCTCTTTGCCAAAAGGTTTGTGTATTCATTGCAGATGGCGTGGTTATCCCACACCAACTTTTCTGTCTTATCTTTCCACCAGTATTGCATATTGGCCTGACTGACCCGGCTCCAGGGGGTCACCTGTACACCCTGCATGAATTAACTCCATCAATGTTGTCTGCTCCCATTGTAGCTAATGGCACTGACTCAGCCTTCCATGTGCTTGCTGCTAAGCCAGCCCCTACTACTCTAGCACCCGTAGCAATGCCTGTGCGCGAAACCAACCCTTGGGCCTATGCCCCTGATGCTGCTAACAAGGGAATTGCAGCCACACATTCGGGTAAGGTGACCACAGATGGTGGTGAGGATTCTGGGATCAGATAAGTGACCTTGGTTTGAAAATCAGCCATTTACCTTAGTGGGAACCAGGAAGGAGTCCATTTAGGAAAAGTGGGATCCCTTTTGGAAATAAACTACTATTAAGGAAGGATGGTGTCAGAGAGGAGCTCTTAGAGGTGAGATTGATAATTCTTAGGACCCTAGAGCCACCCACAGAGCTTTCATAAGtcacagattcctgggccctcCCTTGCAAGAGCCTGTGTCTGGGTCTAGATCAGTGGACATGCCTGTAGGAAGAGAGAACTCTGCCTCCTACAAAAAAGACTACAAAAAGGCAGTTCACCAGGAAGACATGTGTCTGGAAGGCAGGCAGCAAGTCCCTGGTTATTCTCATTCTGTTAGAGCAGAAGGTGAATCACCTCAGCTCTTTAGAGTATGTGCAAGCTGGTTTCTGGACCATAGATGAGCCACACCAGTGGGGGCAGGGTTCTGATGCCAGCTAGCAGCTTCAGTTTTGTGCAGTTGAGCCATCTCTGGCACCTTCCAGACACGGCTGAGGTAAACGACAGACACACGGCTGAGGTCTCCTGGGTTCTCCCTGTCCTCCCACGAAACCTCCTCAGCTGGTAATAGAGACTTTCCTCCCACCTACCAAAACCACAGACCATCCCCCTGGGGGGGCTTGTTCCACATTAGGATTATTCAAATAATGGAGATTATCAGGTGAAGAAAAAAGCCCCTAAAGATCCTGATTCTTCCCTGTCTTCCTCTTGTTGCTTCCAGGGACCGAGTGGGGCCAGTCTTCCGGTGCTGTCTCTCCAGGTCTCTTCCAGGCTGGTCACAGACGCACTCCCTCCGAGGCCGACCGCTGGTTGGAGGAGGTGTCCAAGAGCGTCCGGGCTCAGCAGCCCCAGGCCTCAGCTGCCCCTCTGCAGCCGGTCCTCCAGCCGCCCCCACCCACTGCCATCGCCCAGCCAGTGCCACCTTTCCAAGGAAATACATTCCTCACCTCTCAGCCCGTGCCAGTGGGCGTGGTCCCACCCCTGCAGCCAGCCTTTGTCGCTGCCCAGTCCTATCCTGTGGCTAACGGGATGACCTATCCAGCCCCTAACGTACCTGTGGTGGGCATCACTCCCTCCCAGATGGTTGCCAATGTGTTTGGCACCGCAGGCCACCCACAGGCTGCCCAGCCCCATCAGTCTCCCAGCCTGGTCAAGCAGCAGACATTCCCACAGTATGAGACAAGCAGTGCTGCTGCCAGTCCCTTCTTTAAGCCTCCTGCTCAGCACCTCAACGGTTCTGCAGCTCTCAATGGCGTAGACGACAGCAGGTTGGCCTCGGGAGACAAGCAGACTGAGGCTCCTGCAGGCACCTGCACGGTGGATCCCTTTGAGGCCCAGTGGGCAGCCTTGGAAAGCAAGTCCAAGCAGCGTActaacccctcccccaccaaccccTTCTCCAGTGATTTACAGAAGACTTTTGAAATTGAACTTTAAGCAGTCCTTATGGCTTATGTATTTTGTCTGTACTTAGGCccgggtggggggtggaggtcaGAGGAGCAAAGGGGACTTTGCATTCCCAACCAGTAAGCTTTTCACTAATCCCAAAGGTCCCCAAGGGCATGTCCAGGCATAGCATGTGGATGGGGGTGATTGAAAAAAGTGGAGAGACCCATTCCTAGGGAAGAGCTGTTTTGCAGTTAGACTAAGAAAGTCAAGGACCTGTCCTCTGTCCCGCCTCCCTCAGCCCCTTACTAGTCTCTGGCAGCAGAGAGGCAGAAGTATCTGAACAGGAATCTGTATTCAAAGCACATTTACTGGAATATAAAACACAACGGGAAGCCAAACGATCTCCCTTCGTTTTCAGGCCTTTCACCTACCTGCTCTCTCAGCACTAGCCTTCTTAAAGATCGAGAACAGGGTGGCCTGTGCTGGGACTGGGGAAGAGAGGCAGGCTGTGCTGCTGGAATTCCCAGCAGGGCCTGTCAGGAGCTGCCCAGCAGAGCTGTGTTTTAGGGGTAAAGTTGAGCTTCCATTTTGAGtaagaataaatattataaatatatatcaaaaagccaaaatctttatttttatgcatttagaatattttaaatagttctcACTATTAAAAAGTTGTATGAGTTGTAAGTAATCTTGCCAAAGGTAAAAAGGTTAGCTGTAAGAAATTGTACATAAGATTGGTTTATCATTGATGCCTATTGAAGTAAAAAAAGAGGAAGGGCTGGAAGTGGCAGGTGGGATCCCTAGCTCACTTGGTATCACTTACTGTAAGTAGCACACTGCAACAACAATCATGCTTATGACCAGTATGGTCAGCTAGGTAGTAGTTTTAAATAAAGAGCAAGCAGTATTGTCTTGGTTTTACACCtgtaatgtctttattttaatggGTTCAATCTAAATAGAGAATGTCTTGTCTTTTCTATACTGCTGCAGTTTCCTTATGTTAATCCTTTAACACTAAGGTGACAATGATGTAATCATATCCATGAGACGGGAACGCAGGTTACCGTGTTGGTTTGTCATGTAGGTCttggtgggttttgttttgtcctTTTAAGTTTTGTTCCCACGAGTTTTGTGGGGATGGAGGTCCTAGTCTTGTTAGcactgcgtgtgtgtgcgtgcgtgcgtgtgtgtgcgtgcatccCTCCCTCTTGTGGTGAGCTGAACATCCTGTTGCCAGTTGTAGCCACTTGACCTCTGGTAACAACGTAAGATCCCATCTCATTTTTACTTTCGAACGTTGGCCTTACAATcaaatgtatgttatatatatatttgtactgATGAGAATTTATAATCtgctttaacaaaaataaatgttcGTGGTAGAAGCTTTTGCCATGAAGAGCTGTTCTTTGCCCTTTGCTCTATTAGCGAATGAGTCTCAGATCCTTGTGGTCTCGTCCTCTCTGCATTCCGCTGCTGCCGCAGATCTCTAGTGTGATGGCTAGAAAATCTTTCACTGGGGCTAGTATACTCTTAAAGTGCCTATCTGTATTCATACTCGAGCCTCCGGTCGTTCCTGAGCACATCTCTGAGGTCAGGTTATCGGTGCTCCGAGTACAGGCTTGAACCTGGCGGTTGTGTAGACACACAACCTCCACCCCAGCCCAGACCTAGTcgtcagaatttgcattttaacaagactcACATTCTGAGAAGTTGGGCCACAGCAGTGACTCTGAACCGTGGATATGTATGAGAGTCAtctgggagcttttaaaaatcctcATATCCAGCCCATACTCCAGACCAATTTAAATCTCCGGGGAGTAGACCCCCCAGCCTCAGTTCTTGAAAAAGCTCCCAgtgtgagaaccactggtctagacTGAGTTTTACTCTCACCATACCCCACCACTCTGACTAGTTCCAGGAGCTAGCTGAGGTCTGGAGTATGCCACCAATCTGACAAATAGTGATTTAACTAGAGAACAGTGGAGTCCAAGAAAGTAGCCCTTACCTTCCAATTTCTATAGCCAAACCAGCCATGGTACATGGAAGGGGATGCACCTCAATGgtttttaaaactggaaagaaaaaaaagacctctGTCCCCACCCATGTTTTGTTGCTGAATGAGAGGTAGACCAAGAAGTATCACTCACCCATGAAGCAATTGTTTCTTTTCCAGCTAGTGCTGGTAATAGAAATCACTTGTCCCGGTAATGCTGGTTTTTCCTGTGTCCCAGAAAGACCTGTTACTAGGCCCAGCCCGTCCTCTGGGGGATTGGGAGAAGGTTAAAGTGGAAAGGAACTCAGAAGCTCATTGAAACCAGGCCTCTTCTGTTCATCAAGGCCTTAAGAGGCTGAAAGAGGAAGAATGACCTCTCCTAACTCTGAAAccacttccctcttccctttcttaACGTCACCGTCCGTTCCACTGGTCCCTCTATCCTGTTGGTACTGTGCCTGGTTTTTAGTTTTCATTATCTCCCACTTTGCTGAGGGCTTTCACCAACTTTGTGCTATTAACTAAAGCTGGTCACTAGACTCCCTAGGAAGGGCTAGAGAGACTGGAGTGATGAACCCCATCTGGACCCCAGATGGGACCTAGGTCTAGCAAAGAATGTTTCCCTTACACACCAGGAGTTACCTTCCCCAATCAGACAGGACACACCTCCCCACCTAGCCTTCAGCAAAGGGAGAACCCTGGTAGCTGGTTTTAAAGACACAGTGAGCTGATCCTGCATAacaaatcagagagagaaattgtCAAGTGAAAAGTGTCCTTATTGCAAACAAGAGGCCGCTGGGTCAGAGCCGCCGACACCACTGGGACCGCTGCTGCTGGCCCTCCACGGTGGGGGGCGGCTCTGACCAGGCCAGTGTCTGTGGAGGAGAACTCCCTCCTCAGCCAGAGAGGGGAGACCGAGAGCCGCCTCCTCCCAGCACTACGAGCTGTGTCCCTGCTGCCAGACGGGCTGCACGGGCGGCTGGACACGGGAGCAGCTGGCGCAGCAGAAGCTGGAGTAGTACTCGTTGCCGCAGAGCCGGGCCTGCAGGACCAGGTCACAGTTGGCCAGCTCCGGCTGGTCGACACAGTCCCTGCTGGGGTCCCGGGGCTGGGCGGCCAGCACTGCGAGAcaccggggcggggtggggggggggagagaGGGTGGTGAGAAAGCTCCGTGTGGCTGGAAACACCTGCCATGTCGTTCCCCTAAAGGAGAGCAGCTCTGTAACCGCCGGGCTCCCAAAGATGCCGGTCAGTGTATCCCGGTAACACctgtgtgtccagctgagggcacACGGTCTTCACTGCCCTGGGCTCCACTTCGGCGTGCAGTGGGCCTCCTGTTATCCTTTTGtagctctcccccacccccaccgcttGCCCTAGTGCACAGCCCATTGCAGAACCCCAGATATTGACTCTCCAGCTGATTAAACATCTCTGGAAGTTAACCCCCTGCTCTGACTACTGAGACCTGAGGAGACGCATGAATATATGGCCGCAGCCTCTGGACAAGGAGAGCGGGGTCAGCCCCAAGCACAGTTTTGACTTGGCAAGAGAGGTCTTCTCTCTCTCACTGCTGGTTTCCTCCCACTTAAGCGTTTGTGCCTTCAGTAGCCCCAGCTCAGTCACTTAGCTCCCTAGCTTTCCAGCTGTTCCCACTTCCCCCAGACACAGCAGAGCCCATCAGGCCAGTGATGGAGGACAGGCTGGCAGCGGTGGCGCTGAGGCAACACTGCGCGCAGAGCGCCGGGTGCCTCCCCTCGGAATCCGCTCGGCACGTCCATAACTTATAAATCACCGTGGGACTTGCGTTCCACTGCTCCGTCTTCGGACTGAAGTCGCTTTGCCTAGTTAACCTCCCTTTTCTTTCTGGGAGGGGCTCTCAGGGCTCAGCTTGGCTTAGGCCTGACAGCAGCTCCCCAGAGTCGCCTCACGGGGCTGCAGAAGGGCCccctccacaccctccccccgGATACAACTAGTAGACAACACCTGAGCAGCCAATGGCTTTGTGAGAAGGCTTGGCTCATCAGTGTAACAAGAGTACGAACTACCTACATTTACATAAAGAACAAGTCATTTATGCTTATTTTTTACAATCGTCACTTTGGTTATCAACTTAATCTCAGCCATCGTAGCTCCTGGGCTCATCACAGACAGAGGTAAGCAGGTGCCGGGCGTGATGGTGCAGGCTGGGCACCATTCTGGCTCTGCCCCTTCCAGCCAGGGGACTTAATGGTTACATAAGCTCTCCGTGTCTGCTGTCTCATTTGGAGTTAATGATAGCAACTGAAGCACATAGTAACCATGGCTAAAATAACCAGCACGTAACTGGGGCATTCCCATTCTGAAAAGTGTGAGTGACCCCCACTCCCCATGTTTTAACCTTAcagtattttctgtttctcaccCTAGACCTTTAGGTAAAAAGCTTGAGagcactttgttgtacagcagaaactaacacaacattgcaaagcaactaccaataaagaaaaaaagagaaagcaagctcGCAAGCTGTCCCCAAAGTGGGACCAGCTCAAGGGCCCTGCCCGTACTAACACTGCAGTTCCAGCATGCCGCCAAACCATGAGCAGGGCAGTGAGGCGGCCTCAAGCAGTGAGAGGCCACAAGAAGCTTAAATGGGTGACGGCAGCTACATACAGCTCAACTGACGGAACCAACACAgttgaaggagagaggaagatggCTTCTCCTTAAGAGGTGCCCTCCTCCCCCGAAGAAAGTGTCTCAGGTTACCAACACTCATCGAACGGGGCAGAAGAAAGACGGCAGGACTGAGGCCGTAAGTGTGCCGTCTCGGAGGCAGTCCCATCACACCGTTTCACCTTGGTGACCATGCATCATTAGGAGCCCTACCAAACTCCAGCGTCAGTTGAGTTTCTGGTTCTAGTTTGGCTTCCCATGCAGACACGCCTCTACCTAATCACAGACATGCCCATGTGGGGGCCCCCTGACACCGATCTTTCTCACTTAAACCTGCACTCTGGCCTGTCTCAAGTCTTGTAAGTTTGGTAAGTATGTGGACAAGAGATCTATCTGCTGGGCATGATTGAGGTGAAAAGCAGCTCCTCCAGGATGGTGCCTTCACCAGGGTACCaccttcacacacacatgcactcagcCTGAGCACCTGGTGAtgccaggccctgccctgggccctggctggGTCCCAGTCCCTGTCTTCATAAACTGGAAGCCCACCATCAGGCCCGCTCACTAAGCAACATTTCTACCAGACTGCAGCCTCTAACCTGGCCAGTTCCACGCTCAGCCTGGCAGATAGGAGGCGGCCAGGCCCGACGCCCTGCGTGGTCCTGGTGAGGTGCTACAGCCATGACCGTCCAGGCCCACCAGCACAGCTGGGCCCTGGCAGTTCCCTCCCAGGGCTGTTTTGGGCCACGTGATGACTGGCTTGCCCCAAGTCACATAACCAGGAGCTGGCAGAGCTCTGCGTCCGGCCGCACACGGCCAGCTCCCGAAGACAAGCAGCTGCCTGGGGTGGGCCTTCCTTACCCGGCGGGAGCACCTTCACCTCGGTGCTGCGGCTGACGGCCTGGCTTCCACGGTAGGCGCTGCACGTGTAGGAGCCCTCATCCCTGGCCCGCAGGTTGTGGATCAGCAGCGTGCCGTCCGGGGACTGGTGCACGCGGTGGCTGTCGGCCCGCACTGGCAGCCCGTTCCTGGAGGAGAGAGGATGCTGGGAGACCCTGCAAGCCCTGGGGGGTGCTGAGCTGGATCTCCCAGGGCCGGGGAGGGGGCCGTCTAAGGCCTCCTCCAGAGCCACCCACTGACCCAGACGCACTCAGGGCAAACCTCCGAGCCTGGGGGACACTGGGCCATTTCCTGCCTGGAGTGTTGGGGGGCTCAGATTACCCCAGGATCCCCAGTGCCTAGCCTCGTCCTGACATACTGCAAGGAAGAAGGGGGCATCAAACTGTTTACTGAATGAAGAAAAGCCCAGCAGACTTGGGGTAAAAGACCACCCAAAGCCCCCAGAGCTGAGtggagcccagtgtttctcagccCAGCAGAGCATCCGCCACCCAGGAGACATGTGGCAACATCTGGAGACTTTCTGTGGCCATAACGTGGGAGGGAGTGCCACAGGCACCCCGAAGCTGGACATCCCCCAACGCACCCTGACAACTAAAACCGTCAGCCCAGGACGTCGACAGAGAAGCTCTGGTGTGTAGCCCAACCAGCAGAGAAGACAGCGGTCCTGGCAGGGCTTCCCCATAAAGGGAGGAGGGCGCTGTAGCCCCTTCCCCTGGCACCAGGCCAGGAGGCAGGAGCAGACGTGAGGGGGAGGGGTGCAGGTGGCAGCAACGTTCTGCACAAAGGTGGACCCCCGCCCCCGGTTTGGGCTGTAGAGCTCAGATGTGAGGGCCTGAGGGCCAGGAACAGAGCCTCACCTGGACCATCGGATGCTCACGCTTTCTCCTGGCACCACACACAGCAGCCGAGCTGTGTCCCCTTCCGGCACCGCCATCGTGGAGGGCAGCCCCGTGATGGTCAGCTCCCCTGGGCCCGAGGAGGGGGGCACTGTCAGCCACGGCACACCCGTGGTGTCCCTCCTGACCCCAGAGGCCACTGGCCACACGCACCCACCCACTCAAGCTGCGCCTCACCCAGCACTCGGAGCTGGACCCAGCGCTGGTCCCGGTCGTGCCCGTTGAACGCGACACACGTGTAGAAGCCTCCATCCTCCACAGCTACGCGGCTGATGACCAGGGAGCCATCGGACTGCAGCTGGTGTCTGGGGGGGCCAAGCACAGTCAGGTGGCTCCATCCCAAGGCTCccggtgggtgggaggggggtcaggGTCTCCCGTCCCCTGGTGAAAGGCTGAGTGGGCCCTGCCAGTCAGCGGGGTCTGACCACCCTCCAGCTGCTGGCACTCTCCTTTACTTAATGACGCCTGACTTTAAAACCTGGCAACAAGCAGATCATTGCAAGTTTTCGGATACAAAATAATTCTGGTTTGggtttcaaggtttttttttctaCACTCGTTTATTAGGCTGGGTCCTGGTTCGGTCACTTTTGAGCTGGGTGGTGGTAAGCTTCCGTGCGTCACATGCGGATAAAACAGCAGCCTTTAGCTCTTCTGCATGTCACGTGAAAGAGATTAAGCCTCAGCACGGGCCCCATATATGTTAGGTCTTACGATTACAGCCAGAAGGGTATCTGCCTCCACTTCGTCCCAACAGGCCGTCACCTGTTGGCTGGCTTCTTGTGATTGTCCACTAGCCACACTCTGGAAAGGTCCAGAGATCCCAGCGTGGTCTGCCCAAGGAGCCCTCCGCCTAGCAACCCCGTCTCTCCAGAGGCCCTGGGGTCCCGCTCAGGTCTGACCAGGGCACGGCATCTGCCCAGACGGGGCGGGACCGGAGGCAGGACAGGGGAGGGGAGCTGAACAAacctgggggaggagagaggctgcCCGTCTCTCTGCCACTCGATAGTCGGGGGTGGGAAGCCCTCAGCACGACAGGTCAGCCGGACTCGCTGGCCCAGCTGGGCGTCCAGCACCCCGGGCTGGCTCCGGTCAAGACGCACCCTGCAGAGCAAGCGTCACTCAGCTGGGAGGGGGCTCCTCGCCGCTGCCTCCCCCTGACCACCCTCCTGCCTGGGGACGGGACCCCTACCCGGCCTCATGGGCCCCTTCTCCCCACAACCCTGACAAGATTCCGCTCTCCAGCCTCAGCCCTTCATTCTGGTTGGGAGACATCGACAAATACCTGGGACCCAGGCTCAAAGCCAGCTCTGGCTTTCTCACCTCCGCCACCAGAATTTCTGCGTCCTGCCCACCCTGCACCAGGTCCCTGATGTGGGCCCCTCCAGCCCTCTCCACCTGCTCTGTAAACTCCCTTCTTCAAGGCCGGCTCAGCCCTCTAGCTCCTGAGGCTAGGGCCAGGATGGGCTCCGCTCCCCAGTGCTCCCGGTGGTGGGCAGGACTCCCCATCCCCGCTTCAGAGGCCGGGCTCCGGGAGCCACGTTCACCCTCCCCTCCCAGAGCCCCGAGCAGGCGGCCAGCAAGCCTGGTCACAGCACACGCCGGCCTGGGGACTGTCCACTTGCCCTCCCTGACCCCGGCCCGCGGTGGGCCAGCCGGCCGGCAGACAGTGCTGAGCACCA includes these proteins:
- the NUMB gene encoding protein numb homolog isoform X2; the protein is MNKLRQSFRRKKDVYVPEASRPHQWQTDEEGVRTGKCSFPVKYLGHVEVDESRGMHICEDAVKRLKAERKFFKGFFGKTGKKAVKAVLWVSADGLRVVDEKTKDLIVDQTIEKVSFCAPDRNFDRAFSYICRDGTTRRWICHCFMAVKDTGERLSHAVGCAFAACLERKQKREKECGVTATFDASRTTFTREGSFRVTTATEQAEREEIMKQIQDAKKDKTADGSSVAPGNIATSPSSPTSPTLDATASLEMNNPHAIPRRHAPIEQLARQGSFRGFPALSQKMSPFKRQLSLRINELPSTMQRKTDFPIKHTVPEVDGEAESISSLCSQITNAFSTPSEDPFSSAPMTKPVTVVAPQSPAFQANGTDSAFHVLAAKPAPTTLAPVAMPVRETNPWAYAPDAANKGIAATHSGTEWGQSSGAVSPGLFQAGHRRTPSEADRWLEEVSKSVRAQQPQASAAPLQPVLQPPPPTAIAQPVPPFQGNTFLTSQPVPVGVVPPLQPAFVAAQSYPVANGMTYPAPNVPVVGITPSQMVANVFGTAGHPQAAQPHQSPSLVKQQTFPQYETSSAAASPFFKPPAQHLNGSAALNGVDDSRLASGDKQTEAPAGTCTVDPFEAQWAALESKSKQRTNPSPTNPFSSDLQKTFEIEL
- the NUMB gene encoding protein numb homolog isoform X1 is translated as MNKLRQSFRRKKDVYVPEASRPHQWQTDEEGVRTGKCSFPVKYLGHVEVDESRGMHICEDAVKRLKAERKFFKGFFGKTGKKAVKAVLWVSADGLRVVDEKTKDLIVDQTIEKVSFCAPDRNFDRAFSYICRDGTTRRWICHCFMAVKDTGERLSHAVGCAFAACLERKQKREKECGVTATFDASRTTFTREGSFRVTTATEQAEREEIMKQIQDAKKADTDKTADGSSVAPGNIATSPSSPTSPTLDATASLEMNNPHAIPRRHAPIEQLARQGSFRGFPALSQKMSPFKRQLSLRINELPSTMQRKTDFPIKHTVPEVDGEAESISSLCSQITNAFSTPSEDPFSSAPMTKPVTVVAPQSPAFQANGTDSAFHVLAAKPAPTTLAPVAMPVRETNPWAYAPDAANKGIAATHSGTEWGQSSGAVSPGLFQAGHRRTPSEADRWLEEVSKSVRAQQPQASAAPLQPVLQPPPPTAIAQPVPPFQGNTFLTSQPVPVGVVPPLQPAFVAAQSYPVANGMTYPAPNVPVVGITPSQMVANVFGTAGHPQAAQPHQSPSLVKQQTFPQYETSSAAASPFFKPPAQHLNGSAALNGVDDSRLASGDKQTEAPAGTCTVDPFEAQWAALESKSKQRTNPSPTNPFSSDLQKTFEIEL
- the NUMB gene encoding protein numb homolog isoform X3; the protein is MNKLRQSFRRKKDVYVPEASRPHQWQTDEEGVRTGKCSFPVKYLGHVEVDESRGMHICEDAVKRLKATGKKAVKAVLWVSADGLRVVDEKTKDLIVDQTIEKVSFCAPDRNFDRAFSYICRDGTTRRWICHCFMAVKDTGERLSHAVGCAFAACLERKQKREKECGVTATFDASRTTFTREGSFRVTTATEQAEREEIMKQIQDAKKADTDKTADGSSVAPGNIATSPSSPTSPTLDATASLEMNNPHAIPRRHAPIEQLARQGSFRGFPALSQKMSPFKRQLSLRINELPSTMQRKTDFPIKHTVPEVDGEAESISSLCSQITNAFSTPSEDPFSSAPMTKPVTVVAPQSPAFQANGTDSAFHVLAAKPAPTTLAPVAMPVRETNPWAYAPDAANKGIAATHSGTEWGQSSGAVSPGLFQAGHRRTPSEADRWLEEVSKSVRAQQPQASAAPLQPVLQPPPPTAIAQPVPPFQGNTFLTSQPVPVGVVPPLQPAFVAAQSYPVANGMTYPAPNVPVVGITPSQMVANVFGTAGHPQAAQPHQSPSLVKQQTFPQYETSSAAASPFFKPPAQHLNGSAALNGVDDSRLASGDKQTEAPAGTCTVDPFEAQWAALESKSKQRTNPSPTNPFSSDLQKTFEIEL